The following proteins are co-located in the Deinococcus metallilatus genome:
- a CDS encoding GNAT family N-acetyltransferase yields the protein MIVTLREAGEADYPAVAAVMSAANPRHTWTAETLAHETQGLLDHPLRPHLFQLLAEQGGQAVGVATTYQLPGMFHPDRYQAEVLVRPDAEGQGVGRALADMLEAHLESRGAREVLAGTYEDRPRGLAFLARRGFTEAMRVFDNVLDLGEFDPAPWAEQARLPDGLRLLSLPELVTERGEDAAWRAYHAAYAEAREDVPRTGEATPLLYDVFRQRGEHPGFLPGGVLLAVTDAGEVAALTELYGDAADPGRLNTGLTGTRRAWRRQGLGLALKLAALDLARQRGARSLWTGNASTNVPMLALNERLGFRPQLAWIEMRRGNLAGGGV from the coding sequence GTGATCGTCACGCTGCGGGAAGCCGGTGAGGCGGATTATCCCGCCGTGGCCGCCGTCATGAGCGCCGCCAACCCCCGGCACACCTGGACGGCCGAGACGCTCGCCCACGAGACTCAGGGCCTCCTCGACCACCCGCTGCGCCCGCACCTGTTTCAGCTCCTTGCCGAGCAAGGCGGGCAGGCGGTGGGTGTGGCGACCACGTATCAGCTTCCCGGCATGTTCCACCCGGACCGCTATCAGGCGGAGGTGCTGGTGCGGCCGGACGCGGAGGGTCAGGGGGTGGGCCGCGCGCTGGCGGACATGCTGGAGGCGCACCTGGAGAGCCGGGGCGCCCGCGAGGTGCTGGCGGGCACCTATGAGGACCGCCCGCGCGGCCTGGCCTTTCTGGCCCGGCGCGGCTTCACGGAGGCCATGCGCGTTTTCGACAACGTGCTGGACCTGGGCGAGTTCGACCCGGCGCCCTGGGCGGAACAGGCCCGACTCCCGGACGGCCTCCGCTTGCTGAGCCTCCCCGAGCTGGTGACCGAGCGGGGCGAGGACGCCGCCTGGCGGGCCTACCACGCCGCCTATGCCGAGGCCCGGGAGGACGTGCCGCGCACGGGGGAAGCGACGCCGCTGCTGTACGACGTGTTCCGCCAACGTGGGGAACACCCGGGCTTCCTTCCCGGGGGCGTGCTGCTCGCCGTGACGGACGCGGGCGAGGTGGCGGCCCTGACCGAGCTGTACGGGGACGCCGCCGACCCTGGCCGCCTGAACACCGGCCTCACCGGCACCCGCCGCGCCTGGCGGCGTCAGGGACTGGGCCTCGCGCTGAAGCTGGCCGCCCTCGACCTGGCCCGGCAGCGCGGCGCGCGGAGCCTCTGGACCGGGAACGCGAGCACCAATGTCCCCATGCTGGCCCTGAACGAGCGCCTGGGCTTCCGGCCCCAGCTCGCCTGGATCGAGATGCGGCGCGGCAACCTGGCAGGCGGGGGCGTATGA
- a CDS encoding GNAT family N-acetyltransferase produces the protein MSFTVRPVHESEWAAAARVWTLAVPHDPFSAEDFRKRDAEQRGWGYAAFTLLALEGEEVVGVASVYQNPGMYHPHRFTLEGAVHPERQGRGAGRALWERLHAELTRHGAQAVRTLAREDHPLAPGFLTRRGFVGDRRYFTSVLDLTTFDDTPFRELEERLAERGVRVRSLSDLRAAGTPDLTARLHALMSDVRQDVPRSEPATPLSREVFEEAVLGDPGLLPGAYLIAEDTRGAWIGQTTLFRSEASPDLLTGLTGVTRAARGQGVATLLKLYAIRAGRALGGTTIRTDNASDNAPMLAINDRLGFVRDPASVSYVLRF, from the coding sequence ATGAGCTTCACGGTCCGGCCCGTCCACGAAAGCGAATGGGCCGCCGCCGCACGTGTCTGGACCCTCGCCGTGCCCCACGACCCCTTCAGCGCCGAGGACTTCCGCAAGCGCGACGCCGAGCAGCGCGGCTGGGGGTACGCGGCCTTCACCCTGCTGGCGCTGGAGGGGGAGGAGGTGGTGGGCGTCGCCTCGGTCTACCAGAATCCCGGCATGTACCACCCCCACCGCTTCACGCTGGAAGGGGCGGTCCACCCGGAACGGCAGGGGAGGGGGGCGGGCCGCGCCCTCTGGGAGAGGCTGCACGCCGAGCTGACCCGTCACGGCGCCCAGGCCGTCCGCACCCTCGCCCGCGAGGATCACCCGCTCGCGCCCGGCTTCCTGACCCGGCGCGGGTTTGTGGGCGACAGGCGGTATTTCACGAGTGTCCTGGACCTGACCACCTTCGACGACACGCCTTTCCGGGAGCTGGAAGAAAGGCTCGCGGAGCGGGGGGTGCGCGTCCGCAGCCTCTCGGACCTGCGGGCTGCCGGAACGCCGGACCTGACCGCCCGTCTCCACGCCCTGATGAGTGACGTGCGCCAGGATGTCCCCCGCTCGGAGCCCGCCACACCCCTCAGCCGCGAGGTGTTCGAGGAGGCCGTGCTGGGCGACCCCGGCCTGCTCCCCGGCGCCTACCTGATCGCGGAGGACACGCGCGGCGCGTGGATCGGCCAGACCACCCTTTTTCGCAGCGAGGCCAGTCCCGACCTGCTGACCGGCCTGACGGGCGTGACGCGGGCGGCGCGGGGGCAGGGCGTCGCTACACTGCTGAAGCTGTATGCCATCCGCGCGGGCCGCGCTCTCGGCGGGACCACCATCCGCACCGACAACGCCAGCGACAACGCGCCGATGCTGGCGATCAATGACCGTCTGGGCTTCGTGCGCGACCCGGCCAGCGTCAGCTACGTCCTGAGGTTCTGA